A stretch of the Theileria equi strain WA chromosome 1, complete sequence genome encodes the following:
- a CDS encoding adenine nucleotide translocase, putative (encoded by transcript BEWA_018690A): MELAKNSFLFDFMMGGVSAAVSKTAVAPIERVKMLIQTQDSIPDIKSGKIPRYSGIIDCFSRVCKDQGIGSLWRGNMANVIRYFPTQAFNFAFKDYFKKMFPKYNQKTEFWKFFGANIASGGLAGASSLLIVYPLDFARTRLASDVGKGANREFTGLFDCLMKIQRNTGTLSLYKGFAVSVQGIIVYRGAYFGMYDSAKAVFFGENEAKANIILKWSIAQSVTIMAGLASYPMDTVRRRMMMMSGKKASSEIMYTSSLDCLSKIYKNEGLGGFYKGAFANILRGMGGALVLVFYDELQKLVK, translated from the coding sequence ATGGAATTGGCTAAGAACTCGTTCCTTTTTGACTTTATGATGGGCGGCGTATCTGCAGCCGTTTCAAAGACGGCTGTAGCACCAATTGAGAGAGTTAAAATGTTGATTCAGACCCAAGACAGTATTCCTGATATTAAGAGCGGGAAGATACCACGTTACTCTGGTATTATTGATTGTTTTTCTAGGGTTTGCAAGGATCAAGGTATAGGATCATTGTGGAGAGGTAATATGGCCAATGTAATCAGATATTTCCCAACGCAAGCCTTTAACTTTGCATTCAAGGATTACTTCAAGAAGATGTTCCCAAAATACAATCAGAAGACAGAGTTTTGGAAGTTTTTCGGTGCTAATATTGCATCCGGAGGTTTGGCTGGAGCTAGCTCTTTACTTATTGTTTACCCTCTTGATTTTGCCAGAACTAGGCTTGCTAGTGATGTTGGTAAAGGGGCCAACAGGGAATTTACTGGACTCTTTGACTGTTTAAtgaaaatccaaagaaaCACTGGTACCTTGTCGCTTTACAAAGGTTTCGCTGTATCTGTCCAAGGAATTATTGTCTACAGGGGTGCCTACTTCGGCATGTATGATAGTGCTAAAGCTGTCTTCTTCGGTGAAAATGAAGCAAAAGCGAACATCATTTTAAAGTGGTCAATTGCACAATCTGTTACTATCATGGCTGGATTGGCCTCCTATCCAATGGATACAGTAAGAAGGAGAATGATGATGATGTCTGGCAAAAAGGCGTCCTCGGAAATTATGTATACCAGCAGTCTTGACTGTCTCTCAAAGATTTACAAAAATGAAGGCCTAGGTGGCTTCTACAAGGGTGCATTCGCAAACATCCTTCGTGGGATGGGTGGTGCTCTTGTCCTAGTCTTCTACGACGAACTGCAAAAGTTAGTCAAGTAG